Genomic segment of Paenibacillaceae bacterium GAS479:
TAGCCTGGGCTTTTTTCTCCGCCAACAGCACTGTGTTCAAAATATCGCGAATCTCGCCCGGTAAAATGACGTCCTTAACACCCGCGCTCAAAAACTCCACTCCATACTCCGTTCCAGCCACACGCAGCCGCTCCAACACTGCTGTCGCCGCTTCTTCACGAGAGGAGAGCAAGGCGTCCAGCTCCAATCCGCTGATGTAGTCGCGAAGAATGAGCTGGAGTGCGATATAAAGCTGATCCGACAGCGACTTGATGTCCAGCGTCCGTTCTGGATCGATGATGCGGTACTGACTGACAAAGTTCAGCCGCAGCGTGATTTTGTCAGCGGTCATCATCTCCTGTCCAATCAGATCCAACTGCTGACGGCGTAAGTCCACCTTCAGCACACTTGCCTTGACCGGGCCATCCCAGAAACGGTATCGTCCCGGGCCTAGCTCACGCTGGCGCACATGATCGAAATGCAGGAAGCCGCGCTCCCATCTCTCGACCTCAAGTACACTCCAGTATGGCCTTAGGAACTGCAGCAGCTCCGACCCCAGCTTAGAGTCCAGCTCCGGTTGTCGCGTGTCAATGCGCAGAAAGCTATACTCCCCCGCTCCTTTCCAAAATGCATGGATGCCCGGGTGCAGCAGCTTGTTAATACGACCATCCACATAAAACACAGCATATTCCGCATCCTGCATCTCAATAACCTCGAGCTGCTTCGCCAAAGCTTCGTCCTGCAGATAAACGGACAGGGGGCCGTCAGGCGGAATGAATGGCTCATCAATGCGATGGACAACAACACTTTCACCGCGAAGACGATTCAGCAGAATCGTGCCCGGCTTCAGCAATCCGGCAAAACTGCCTCTGCGGTAAAGCAATCCTCTTTCTGTCGTCTTAATCGTTGTAGTTTTAAACATACTACCAGCTCCTTTTATACGTATGGTCCTTCAGACCGTTGCATTCCATGATATGGTGGCGTACGATCCAAGCTCGCTCCTCCGCGAATCGAGCGGAACGCTCGGTGCGCATCTGCGGGTTTTTGCCGGTTTCCAGGGAAACCTCCTTCTCCATAAGACACCTTGTGGGCTGCCCCTGAAGCGTTCGAGCTCCCGTCTGAACCGGACTTTCACCGCCGCTTGCCCCGGCGTTGCATAGCTGATCTGCGGCTGCCGCCTTAACTTAGCGCGGCTGGGACCGAACTTGAATCGTTGCCCTACCATTTCTCGAGGTTGGCTAATGCCATTTTCCGCCACGGACCGCCCGCTCGGGCGGCCGAGCATTAATTTAATACGAGAAGACTAGCAAAACATGCCGCGACGCATCGCGCTCAGCACTGCGGAACATGGCCTGCGGCCGAAATTCCTGCCTAGTTGCCCTTGCCTTCTGGTTCATCTTAACGGGCAGGCTGACGGC
This window contains:
- a CDS encoding SPFH domain / Band 7 family protein — translated: MFKTTTIKTTERGLLYRRGSFAGLLKPGTILLNRLRGESVVVHRIDEPFIPPDGPLSVYLQDEALAKQLEVIEMQDAEYAVFYVDGRINKLLHPGIHAFWKGAGEYSFLRIDTRQPELDSKLGSELLQFLRPYWSVLEVERWERGFLHFDHVRQRELGPGRYRFWDGPVKASVLKVDLRRQQLDLIGQEMMTADKITLRLNFVSQYRIIDPERTLDIKSLSDQLYIALQLILRDYISGLELDALLSSREEAATAVLERLRVAGTEYGVEFLSAGVKDVILPGEIRDILNTVLLAEKKAQANLITRREETASTRSLLNTARLMEDNATLYRLKELEVLERLFERMGSVSLDSGSGVLEQLARLTSGSGRS